In bacterium, the genomic stretch GCGTTTGTGAGCCTGTTAATCTTTATTTTCGACATTTATTCCTCCTTTTGCTGTAAAGATCGCACTCGTCAATTCTTATGCTTTCGTGTGTCAGAACAGCTATTTTATCTCTTAGTTTGGTTATTAGCGGACATATGTCTTTTTTTGAACAATCGCAGCATAAATCAAGACTTTCCAAATGAACTTTCATAACTCTGAGTTGAGTAAATTCCAATTTCATTGCTGTAAACTCCTTAATAATTCAATATTTATAAAGCTTTCGAATGTTATTCTTTCAGCAGGAGTAGGCGGCATAAACTCAATGTCAAAAGTTAAATGTCCGTTTGCGATTTCTGTTGGGGGATTTTTTGCAGAATTAAATTTGCATTTACCGTCTATCAAAGCTCCTCTTCCGATAAGCGTGCGAATAAAGGCATTAACGCTCTCGCAAATTGAATCGATAAGTCCGTTGTCTATCGGATAATCAATAAATTGGAGCATCGAATATTCGACACTTTCGTGAATAATATCGGCGGTTCTTCTAATATTGATAAAATTAGTGGGGTCGGTATTGGTCGGATAAGCAGAGTTTCTGTTTCCCCACGTTCTAAAGCCTGAACCGAAGGAATTAAAGATTGTTAAGATTCCAGCTTCGTTTAAAAGATTAACTTCGCTGGTAGAATCGTTAATCACAGACGTCAGGTTTCTTTCAACGCCAATAATTCCTTTGATTTCAGTATTTGATGGTGACCAGTGATAACCCTTCTCTATGTCCTTAGATGCGATGACCCCTGCGAGCCTTTGGGAATAAGGTTCCAGTTTTGTTGTGTTGCTTGCAGTGTCATAAACTTTTAATTGCGGATAGCATAAAACCAACCTGTCAGAAGAAAAATTAAAGTTAATAGTTCCTGATGCACCCCTGCCGGTTATTGCTTGAGAGGGTGTTGTTCCGACAGGAGCGTCTATTAATCCTATTGCTCTGATGTTTCCTGCAACCGCATTTATTTCAGTTGCAACTGCTGTATCTTCACAATATTTTGGGACAATAATTGTTTTTGGATAGAAGCCAAAAAGTGAATACGAATCTTTAAGGGCTTTTAAGCCTGTTCTTTTGCCTTGAGCTGTAACAGTCCCGACAATATCAGAAGTCTGAACCTCGGAAATTGTTTCATGAGTTGCAGGGTCATATACATTCACCACTATTACAATTCCTGCACCCTGATCAAAAATTGCATTAAGTGCAGCAGGAACAGTAAATCCGCTTGTTGCTTCACCGAAATACAAAGCGGCATCTGTTTCATTAGTTATTAAAACCGGCTGGTTTATTGTTTTGTAGTCTGCTGCGACTGTATCAATCGGTGCAGTTCCGACAAGACCGATAACAGCCGTTTTTACCGTCCTAATCGTACGAACACCTTTTTTGATTTCTATCGTTTCAACTCCGTGCAAAAAGTTTGCAGGCATAGGTTTTTGCCTCCGTATTTTAAAAGTATTTTATTTTTTGTAAGCTATGTTTCTTCTATTGTTGGTGTTGTTAAACTAAAATTTATCGAATACTGCCAGATTCCGTTGTTTTCAGAGATAAAATCTTCTTTTACAGGCTGCATTTTAGAACAAACAAGAGGTCTGAAACCTGTTAAAATCTGCCTGACCTTATCAAGGTAGAAATATGAACCATTGTGGTTTCTGAGATTTCTTGTAACTACGGTGATAGAAAATTCAAGTTTTTTGTCCTGATAAATACAGCCGACACTTTTTGAATCCGAGTAACTTCCGCCCTGATAGTGAACCAGTATTGCGCCTGTCGGATGGGTTAATCTAAACTCTGACGGTTTTTCAGGAAAGCCTTCTATGTGCAAATCAGCGATTTTGCTTTTAATTCGCTCAATTATTTCATTTTCTATCTCGTTAATAGTCATATTTCGTTACCTGTAAAATTTGTTAATAAAAGATTTTGTGAAAATCCTGTCACTTGAAGTTTTGTTTGTCATATATTCTCCACGTTCGGGAGGTGAAGCAGGTACTTCAATTCCAAGAGAAATGATACCTTTTTGAATCTGTTCCAGCAGTTTTATGGAATTTTTGTATTTATCATTAATTGATTCAGGCATATCAGTATGAAATCTTCTTGAATAAAGCCTGAAAACAGTTAAATCTGCCGCAATAATTTTTATTAATACTGGAATAGTTGTTAAAGGAAGAGTGTATCTGCCTCTTAAATAACCGTCAATCAGGGTTTGCGAATACACAATTGCTTCATCGACAATTTCAATATTGATTTCATTTGCTTGAATATCGTCAGTAATTTCAATCAAAGTGTTTTCAGAAACTTGCTGTTTTATGTCATAAAGAGTGCAGTACAT encodes the following:
- a CDS encoding DUF1320 domain-containing protein, which codes for MYCTLYDIKQQVSENTLIEITDDIQANEINIEIVDEAIVYSQTLIDGYLRGRYTLPLTTIPVLIKIIAADLTVFRLYSRRFHTDMPESINDKYKNSIKLLEQIQKGIISLGIEVPASPPERGEYMTNKTSSDRIFTKSFINKFYR
- a CDS encoding phage tail sheath subtilisin-like domain-containing protein — its product is MPANFLHGVETIEIKKGVRTIRTVKTAVIGLVGTAPIDTVAADYKTINQPVLITNETDAALYFGEATSGFTVPAALNAIFDQGAGIVIVVNVYDPATHETISEVQTSDIVGTVTAQGKRTGLKALKDSYSLFGFYPKTIIVPKYCEDTAVATEINAVAGNIRAIGLIDAPVGTTPSQAITGRGASGTINFNFSSDRLVLCYPQLKVYDTASNTTKLEPYSQRLAGVIASKDIEKGYHWSPSNTEIKGIIGVERNLTSVINDSTSEVNLLNEAGILTIFNSFGSGFRTWGNRNSAYPTNTDPTNFINIRRTADIIHESVEYSMLQFIDYPIDNGLIDSICESVNAFIRTLIGRGALIDGKCKFNSAKNPPTEIANGHLTFDIEFMPPTPAERITFESFINIELLRSLQQ
- a CDS encoding Gp37 family protein, encoding MTINEIENEIIERIKSKIADLHIEGFPEKPSEFRLTHPTGAILVHYQGGSYSDSKSVGCIYQDKKLEFSITVVTRNLRNHNGSYFYLDKVRQILTGFRPLVCSKMQPVKEDFISENNGIWQYSINFSLTTPTIEET